ctcaaaaaagaaaaaaaaaaaagcacttgaaCAGATGTTTCTCCAAACatgacatgcaaatggccaacaaacacatgagaaaatgctCCTCACTACTATTTATCAGGAacatgcaaaccaaaaccatatGGCACTacctcatacccattaggatgaccattatcaaaaacaaagaagaaagacaggcggggtgcgttggctcacacctgtaatcccagcactatgggaagcctaggcaggtagattacttgaggccagaagttcaaaaccggcctggccaatggcgactcgctctgtcacccaggctgaacctctgcctccctggatcaagccattctcccgccctggcctccctagtagctgggattacaggcacccaccacgcccagctaatttttgtatttttagtagacacggggtttcaccatgttggccaggctggtctcgaactcctgatctcaggtgatccgcacatctcagcctcccaaagtactggaattacaggtgtgagccactacacccagccaacactgtaatttaaaaatcaaagtgcaAAGGATGGGTTTTTTTCTAAGGGTGAGAATGATTAttcacacaccccacaccactACGAAGATCAAGACACTGACTACCTCTGAGGGCTCAGCAGTTCCATCCTGGCACCCTCTCTGAGACAGCCGTCACCCAGTTCTCGCATGTAGCTGTAAGTTATTCCTTCTCACTGTATTATGGATCCACCACAACCTGTTGATCCTTTCTGTTGCTGACGGACACGTGGACTGTCTCCACTTGCATTTCTCCCGGAAACTGCTTATGCCGTTACCTTTTTCTATGGAGACAGACGACTGGGATGGAAACTACAGCAGCCAACCTGTCTTTGCCAGTGAGGTCCCACACTATGAAATCGAAGCTGTGGCCTCTGTGGGTGTGTCCTTGGCAGATGCACCTACACTTTCTCTTCGGACCTTCTGGGCCCTCGTGCAGGCTGCAGTTTTCCAAAGGGATGAGCTGTGCCGAGCGAGTTACGCGCCCACCTGCAGCAGGTGATCTCCAGCGTCTCCTCGTTCCAACACTGGCATTCCAAGTCTCAAGTTCAGCAGCCTAGGGGCCGGGTGCCCCATTCCCTGGAGAACTGATGACGTGTGCACCTTTGGGCCACCGCATAGCATCTGCACATATCTttcgccattttttttttttttaactgggttgTCAACCTTTTTCTTCCCTGACTTGTAGTCCCTCATCCATCCTGAAGAGTGCTTTGTTGAAAATACACCAAATATCTTATGAAGGGGATTCTCCCAGGGATCATTTACTACAACTGTAACCACCGCCGAGCCACCGAGCTCCTGTTCACTGTTTAGCCCAGGACCAGGGCGATAGGTGCGCCCACTGATCCGAGCTGCTGGCTGCGTCCTGTGGGGTTTCCTGTACACGGAGGTTTTCAGAGTCTGAAGCCTGAGGTCCAGGAGGCTTCGTGTGCGTCCTCGGGAAGGAGCCCTCCTGACAGCCAGGCCTCGCACGTGAGCTTGGGGCGCACCAGCTGCGCGGCCGGGCCAGATGACACCGCCTCTGAAGCTTGGTTTCATCCGCAAAGCCAGTGCCAAGCACCTCCCAGGTTTAGTCGCAGGCTGCGAGACCAGAGGCCCCACAGGGAGCGAGCCGCGACTGTGATCCACAGGCAGAACCACGGAGGCGGGGCGCGCCCCAAGGCCAGATCCGGACCTGCCCACCCGCACGCTGTGTGACCTTCAGAACGCGACTAACCTCTCTGTGCCCGTTTTCTTGAGGAAAATAGCAGCGCCTACCCCTGTAAAGTGCTCAGACCAGGATGGACCGCGCTCTCTGCGACCGTTTGCCGCTGGCGTCCGCAATGAGCAAAATCGCGAGGCGTCTGTACGAACGAGGAATGCCACGGACCATACAAGCCGCGGCCGAAGACACAGACTCCAGAAGGCAAACGGCCAAAGTCACAGACAAGCAGGTCCCCCTGCGTTCCCAAAGCGTCGCGAGCTGAAGAGCCGGCGGGCGCAAGTTCCGGCGCACGGCACCGCGAGGCCGGGGGCACCGCCGGGCAGCCAGGTCCTCAGCGCGCGAGCAGCTTGCCAGCCGGGGGCCGCCTTCCGCAGGGCAGAAGCGTCGGCGGCCTCGAGGCGGCAGAGTTTGGGGGTGGGGCCGCGCGGCAGCGTCGTCGCCCGAAGCACGGCCCTGACGCAGCGTGACGCGACGTGACGCAGCCTGACGCGCCGGCGCCGCGGCGGGTACGAGCTCGGGCGGGCGGGACGGCGCCCCCTGCGGCCGGGCCTGGCCGGGCTGCGCTGGGCTGGGCTCGGGCAGGGTCGCAGGGGCGGGGGTGCGGCGCGGGCGCGGGTGGCCGTCCTGCGGGTCGCGGCGCCGCCGCCCATGCTGCTGCCCCTGGCCTGCCTGCACGGCCGCGTCGCTCAGTGCCTGACCTCCCTGCTTTTGCTTGCAGAGCCGCTCCCGAGGCCCCGGCGCGGCGCGAGGGCGCGGGGCGCGGCGTCCACAGGCGCCGaggccgcccccgccgccccgcccgcGAAGATGGCGGCGGAGCTCTACACCCCCGCCAGCACGACGGCCGCAGACCTCACCAACAGCAACGCGGGCGCCACCACGGGCAGGAAGGCCGGGCCGCGCAGCCCACCCAGCGCCCCCgcgcccgcgccgccgccgcccgcacCCGCGCCGCCCACGCTCGGCAACCACCACCCGGAGAGCCCCGGCTGGCGGTGCTGCCGCCCCACACTGCGCGAGAGGTGAGCCCGCCCCCCGCGGTCCCTGCTCGCTccgcgcgcgcgcgcgcccgcGCCCCCAGCCCATGCCTCTGCCTTTGCAGGAACGCGCTCATGTTCAACAACGAGCTCATGGCCGACGTGCACTTCGTCGTGGGGCCCCCGGGGGCGACCAGGACGGTGCCCGCCCATAAGGTGGGTAGCGGCGGCCCCTCCGGGAACGCGTGCCCCGCCCACTGTGCGGCTGCCTTGCAGCCCGCGGGACAGCCAGGCTCACGCGGCGCTTTCTCCTCCCAGTACGTTCTGGCGGTTGGCAGCTCAGTCTTCTATGCCATGTTCTACGGGGACCTGGCGGAAGTCAAATCTGAAATTCACATTCCAGATGTGGAGCCTGCAGCCTTTCTGATTCTGTTAAAGTAGGTCCACTCTGTGCTGGGGAACGATGGGTGGGTCCGTTGTAGGCAGCTTCCCGTGGCTTCTGAGGGGAACCCTGCAGGAGCTGATGGGCTCCTTACGCACTCGCATCCCCGCAATGGATGCTCAGGAGCCAGCCCCTGACCCGGGCCCTCCCTTGCCTAGGTACATGTACAGTGATGAGATCGATCTGGAAGCTGACACAGTGCTGGCCACGCTGTACGCTGCTAAGAAGTACATTGTCCCAGCATTGGCAAAAGCCTGTGTCAACTTTCTGGAGACAAGTCTGGAAGCCAAGAACGCCTGCGTCCTGCTGTCCCAGAGCCGGCTGTTTGAGGAGCCTGAGCTGACGCAGCGCTGCTGGGAGGTCATCGACGCACAGGCCGAGATGGCCCTGCGGTCCGAAGGTTTCTGCGAGATAGACCGGCAAACGCTGGAGATCATCATCACTCGGGAGGCCCTCAACACCAAGGAGGCAGTGGTCTTCGAGGCCGTCCTGAACTGGGCTGAGGCAGAGTGCAAGAGGCAGGGGCTGCCAGTCACCCCACGAAACAAGAGGCATGTTTTGGGGCGAGCCCTCTATCTGGTACGAATTCCAACGATGACCCTAGAGGAGTTTGCCAATGGCGCTGCCCAGTCAGACATCCTGACTCTGGAGGAGACCCACAGCATCTTCCTGTGGTACACCGCCACCAACAAGCCCCGCCTGGACTTCCCCCTGACCAAGAGGAAGGGCCTGGCCCCGCAGAGGTGCCACCGGTTCCAGTCTTCTGCGTACCGCAGCAACCAGTGGCGGTACCGCGGGCGCTGTGACAGCATCCAGTTCGCGGTGGACAGGAGGGTATTTATCGCGGGGCTGGGCCTGTATGGGTCCAGCTCTGGGAAGGCCGAGTACAGTGTGAAGATTGAGCTCAAGCGGCTTGGAGTGGTCCTGGCCCAGAACCTGACCAAGTTCATGTCGGACGGATCCAGTAACACGTTCCCAGTCTGGTTTGAACACCCAGTTCAGGTTGAACAAGACACCTTCTACACGGCCAGTGCCGTCCTGGACGGCAGCGAGCTCAGCTACTTTGGGCAGGAGGGGATGACGGAAGTGCAGTGTGGAAAAGTGGCCTTCCAGTTCCAGTGCTCCTCGGACAGCACCAACGGGACAGGCGTCCAGGGTGGGCAGATCCCGGAGCTCATCTTCTACGCCTGAGGAGCCcagggaggccacagcaggtcGGAGTGAGTAGAGGGACCGTCAGATGGCGACTGCTGCTCGACACCACACAAGCCGCAGTTCACCTTGTGTCTCTTTGGCATGTAATCAGCTGAAGCTTGATTCTGGGAAGCAGACGCCTTTCCACGCAGCCAGAGCCCGGGAGTCCTTGTCTTTGGCATGTAGCCAGCTGAACCTTGATTCTGGGAAGTAGATGCCTTTTCCACACAGCCAGAGCTGCAGGAATTGGGGTCTCAGGCATCTCTGGTGTGCTGAGGTGCATGTCTCAGGTGGAAGAAGATTTAGGGCACAAGACAGGCCCCAAGATCCCACGACACCTGCTTTGAGGGGCCGGATGTTCCTGCCACCCTCTTGGATTCTAAGTGTTCCAAGCTTAACTTGAGACCCTCCCTTTAAATCTAAAATTGGCAAAGTCACTTAAAATAGTGGACTTGTGTAATAAAGGTTGTCTAAAATAACAACCATGTGTCAGTAATGGCTACGGGAGTTGCACAGTGGGGTGTTCTCTTTCTCATGCAACAGAAGAGCTCCTACCCATCCCCAGGAGAAAACCTTTCATGCTGAACACGCTATATGGTTAGAAGCAAAGTGTGCCCCAGCGAAGCCCATCCGTCCCCTGGGTCTCTGGTGCTTGTGGGCCACCATGGAAACAAAAGGTGCCTGGTTGTATGTCCTAACACATCACTAGCACCTCAGAGTCCCACACTATGAATGGGCTGTCAGAGGGAGCATTCTGCTGGGCCCAGCGATCTGGACCCATGGGGACACAGTGTCACTAGCTGGGACGCTACTA
The sequence above is a segment of the Saimiri boliviensis isolate mSaiBol1 chromosome 2, mSaiBol1.pri, whole genome shotgun sequence genome. Coding sequences within it:
- the BTBD6 gene encoding BTB/POZ domain-containing protein 6, which encodes MLLPLACLHGRVAQCLTSLLLLAEPLPRPRRGARARGAASTGAEAAPAAPPAKMAAELYTPASTTAADLTNSNAGATTGRKAGPRSPPSAPAPAPPPPAPAPPTLGNHHPESPGWRCCRPTLRERNALMFNNELMADVHFVVGPPGATRTVPAHKYVLAVGSSVFYAMFYGDLAEVKSEIHIPDVEPAAFLILLKYMYSDEIDLEADTVLATLYAAKKYIVPALAKACVNFLETSLEAKNACVLLSQSRLFEEPELTQRCWEVIDAQAEMALRSEGFCEIDRQTLEIIITREALNTKEAVVFEAVLNWAEAECKRQGLPVTPRNKRHVLGRALYLVRIPTMTLEEFANGAAQSDILTLEETHSIFLWYTATNKPRLDFPLTKRKGLAPQRCHRFQSSAYRSNQWRYRGRCDSIQFAVDRRVFIAGLGLYGSSSGKAEYSVKIELKRLGVVLAQNLTKFMSDGSSNTFPVWFEHPVQVEQDTFYTASAVLDGSELSYFGQEGMTEVQCGKVAFQFQCSSDSTNGTGVQGGQIPELIFYA